One part of the Phaeodactylum tricornutum CCAP 1055/1 chromosome 17, whole genome shotgun sequence genome encodes these proteins:
- a CDS encoding predicted protein — MTGLPTLAYCLSSSSSAASTSGTTRGMTQAQSFWDSMESVGSLPDPPPPELLSRIQAKPYRGGFEPATDVDRYEPSITFGALPSDLIGSWAGNGPGRIRIGRRQYGHWFDGDGYVTLLSLDGSRNKVTFGAKYVRTDRFRAQHRRMETLDEIQRRDPPLASAGAWTPRGRGRWYENMAAKPTNPANTATMWLVANDASVTKPPRLLALCEGGQPVEVDPFTLATIGDEASFFGETQPDSFFSAHFSRCLRTGNIYNHGYKLKPGPGVKEINLVRLAPNGTLLDQYSSPMPFDTFVHDSVLDSQSRHLVYFLPPWKVPDASIVQFLLGKSPFGKLYEWDDGDTAYVHIHDAQDLSLSWRIALPSLMSVYHILDVHRDDISPDSDGAFILRVRLAELTPLDRVRQEAQFSDQYRVEEQRLMTTLREYSFELSPQSREGRFVSARDVAPDMASCEFPVANVGFAPVHARRRYCWTNALSQQDTDHNWLDGLQKIDMKTGTVSPVATFGAGNYCGAPIFVPKSDASREDEGYLLAMVYKSGTHQSDAVVLDADTLETLCVMELKHHVPYQFHGDFQPNFVV, encoded by the coding sequence ATGACGGGCCTCCCAACCCTTGCGTATTGCCTTTCCTCATCATCCTCGGCAGCATCGACCAGTGGAACAACCCGTGGGATGACCCAGGCCCAGAGTTTTTGGGATTCGATGGAATCCGTCGGTTCTCTGCCCGATCCTCCACCTCCCGAGCTGCTTTCCCGTATCCAGGCCAAACCCTACCGCGGTGGGTTTGAACCAGCGACCGACGTGGACCGGTACGAACCGAGCATTACGTTCGGGGCTCTCCCTTCCGATCTCATCGGATCCTGGGCGGGGAACGGTCCCGGTCGCATACGCATCGGCCGGCGACAATACGGCCATTGGTTTGACGGGGACGGATACGTCACGCTACTCAGTCTGGATGGATCGCGGAACAAGGTAACGTTCGGGGCCAAGTACGTTCGGACGGATCGGTTTCGGGCCCAGCATCGTCGGATGGAAACCTTGGACGAGATACAGCGCCGGGACCCACCACTGGCGTCCGCCGGCGCCTGGACGCCACGGGGTCGGGGACGCTGGTACGAAAATATGGCGGCCAAGCCGACGAATCCCGCCAATACCGCCACGATGTGGCTCGTCGCCAACGATGCTTCGGTGACGAAACCACCACGGCTTCTCGCACTCTGTGAAGGGGGGCAACCCGTGGAAGTAGACCCTTTCACATTGGCGACCATCGGGGACGAAGCCTCATTTTTTGGGGAGACGCAACCCGATTCGTTCTTCTCCGCGCACTTTTCCCGGTGTCTCCGTACTGGCAATATTTACAATCACGGGTACAAGCTCAAGCCTGGCCCGGGAGTCAAGGAAATCAATCTGGTTCGCCTCGCTCCCAACGGAACTTTATTGGACCAATACAGCTCCCCAATGCCGTTTGATACGTTCGTCCACGACTCTGTTCTGGATTCTCAATCTCGCCATTTGGTCTACTTTCTACCACCCTGGAAGGTTCCGGATGCTTCTATTGTGCAGTTTCTGTTGGGCAAATCGCCGTTTGGCAAACTCTATGAATGGGACGATGGCGATACTGCGTACGTGCACATTCACGACGCCCAGGACTTGTCCTTATCCTGGCGTATCGCACTGCCTTCCCTTATGAGTGTCTACCATATTTTGGATGTTCACCGAGATGACATTTCCCCGGATTCCGACGGTGCCTTTATACTCCGCGTGCGTTTGGCTGAACTGACTCCGTTAGATCGTGTCCGGCAAGAAGCCCAATTTTCGGACCAGTACCGTGTGGAAGAGCAACGTCTCATGACGACCTTGCGGGAATACAGCTTCGAACTGAGTCCGCAGAGTAGAGAAGGCCGTTTCGTGTCGGCCCGGGATGTGGCGCCGGACATGGCGAGTTGCGAATTCCCGGTGGCCAACGTGGGGTTTGCGCCCGTGCATGCACGCCGACGCTACTGCTGGACAAACGCTTTATCACAGCAAGACACTGATCACAATTGGCTGGACGGATTGCAAAAGATTGACATGAAGACGGGGACGGTTTCGCCTGTGGCGACGTTCGGAGCCGGCAACTACTGTGGGGCTCCCATCTTTGTACCCAAAAGTGATGCAAGCCGGGAGGATGAAGGCTATTTGTTAGCTATGGTCTATAAGTCGGGCACGCATCAGAGTGATGCCGTGGTACTAGATGCGGACACCTTGGAAACCTTGTGCGTGATGGAGTTGAAGCACCACGTTCCATATCAATTTCACGGTGACTTCCAACCTAACTTTGTCGTATGA
- a CDS encoding predicted protein — translation MSEGEAGRGRGGFGRDGGRGRGGGRGRGRGRGGGRGRGDREENVWVPVTKLGRLVKEGKIGSMEEIFLFSLPVKEAEIIDFFLKDKLQDEVMKIMPVQKQSSAGQRTRFKAFVAVGDGAGHIGLGVKCSSEVANAIRGAITAAKLNVAPVRRGFWGRMSGLPHTIPCKVTGKCGSVRVRLIPAPRGTGLVSSPAGKKLLHMAGVTDCYTSACGHTRTMGNFIKALFYALRSTYGYLSPELWADMPLLATPYQEHTDFLAKKQIK, via the coding sequence ATGTCGGAAGGAGAAGCAGGTCGTGGGCGTGGTGGTTTCGGTCGGGACGGCGGTCGAGGCCGCGGAGGCGGTCGTGGGCGAGGACGTGGTCGTGGCGGCGGACGCGGCCGCGGGGATCGCGAAGAGAACGTGTGGGTGCCCGTCACCAAACTCGGACGTCTCGTCAAGGAAGGCAAGATCGGGAGTATGGAAGAAATCTTCCTCTTTAGTCTCCCCGTCAAGGAAGCCGAGATTATCGACTTTTTCCTCAAGGACAAGCTCCAGGACGAAGTCATGAAGATCATGCCCGTGCAGAAGCAGTCGTCCGCCGGGCAGCGTACGCGATTCAAGGCGTTCGTGGCCGTCGGCGACGGCGCCGGACACATTGGACTCGGAGTCAAGTGTTCTTCGGAAGTGGCCAACGCCATTCGCGGAGCCATTACTGCCGCCAAGCTAAACGTGGCACCCGTCCGCCGCGGCTTCTGGGGACGGATGAGTGGACTCCCCCACACCATCCCCTGCAAGGTCACCGGCAAGTGCGGATCGGTACGAGTCCGACTCATCCCCGCTCCCCGCGGAACCGGACTCGTCAGTTCTCCCGCCGGTAAGAAACTACTGCACATGGCCGGAGTCACCGATTGTTACACCAGTGCCTGTGGACACACCCGGACCATGGGAAACTTTATCAAGGCGCTCTTTTACGCGCTCCGGAGTACCTACGGATACTTGAGTCCCGAACTCTGGGCCGATATGCCGCTATTGGCGACGCCCTACCAGGAGCATACCGACTTTTTGGCCAAGAAACAAATTAAATAG
- a CDS encoding catalase (Catalases are antioxidant enzymes that catalyse the conversion of hydrogen peroxide to water and molecular oxygen. EST support only from stress conditions as oval morphotype, Fe-limit or decadienal treatment. T. pseudonana is lacking this type of catalase and instead it has the bifunctional haem-containing peroxidase/catalases which is also present in P.tricornutum.), producing the protein MSDQTSSRDAASNQLDAYASQRYVVSPAIELLKASNGAPVDSLTASMTAGPRGPIVLQDFTLLDHMARFDRERIPERVVHAKGAGAFGVFQVTSPEPIRSVCKAQVFQSMEPTPVAVRFSTVGGETGSADTARDPRGFAVKFYTTEGNWDLVGNNTPIFFIRDPMLFPSFIHTQKRNPATHLADPDAFWDFIGLRPETTHQVTFLFSDRGTPDGYRHMNGYGSHTFKNVNSNGEAVYVKYHWKTDQGVANLDAEHAARLAASDPDYATRDLYNAIATGNYPSWTLYVQIMTYAEAAAVDINPFDLTKVWPHSRFPLHEVGRMTLNRNPKDYFAEVEQLAFAPSHLVPGIEPSPDKMLQARLFSYPDTHRHRLGTNYQAIPVNAPRNISAAQQHNYQRDGPMQVTENGAGAPNYFPNSFGGVQPPPATAHGPELAWHADTVSGQVVRIDTGDEDNVSQCRDFYRNVLDQAARARLTDNLAAHLCRAQPFLRARAIHNFTQVDSTFGAQLKAAVAQKVMHTPPPSQSRRRPAKLNPPRIVPPPTASRGLCPAGYGNQGSPAHGYASKL; encoded by the coding sequence ATGTCCGACCAAACTTCCTCTCGCGACGCGGCGTCCAATCAGCTCGACGCCTACGCTTCCCAAAGATACGTCGTCTCGCCAGCGATAGAACTATTAAAGGCCAGTAATGGTGCACCGGTGGATTCCCTTACTGCGAGTATGACGGCAGGTCCTCGGGGACCGATCGTGTTGCAGGATTTCACTTTACTCGATCATATGGCTCGTTTCGATCGCGAGCGCATTCCTGAACGTGTTGTACACGCCAAAGGCGCCGGAGCATTTGGAGTTTTCCAAGTCACCAGCCCAGAACCCATTCGATCCGTTTGCAAGGCCCAAGTGTTTCAGAGTATGGAACCCACGCCGGTGGCGGTACGTTTCTCCACCGTAGGGGGAGAGACCGGTTCGGCCGATACTGCTCGCGATCCACGCGGATTTGCCGTCAAGTTTTACACCACCGAGGGCAATTGGGATTTGGTGGGGAACAATACGCCCATTTTCTTCATTCGTGATCCTATGCTGTTCCCTTCCTTCATTCATACACAAAAACGGAATCCGGCTACACATTTGGCCGATCCAGACGCCTTCTGGGATTTCATTGGTCTGCGTCCGGAAACTACCCATCAAGTAACGTTTCTCTTTTCGGATCGCGGCACTCCGGACGGCTACCGTCACATGAATGGGTACGGGTCGCACACGTTCAAAAACGTGAATAGTAACGGCGAAGCTGTCTACGTCAAGTACCACTGGAAAACCGACCAGGGTGTGGCCAACTTGGACGCCGAGCACGCGGCGCGGTTGGCGGCTTCCGATCCTGACTACGCGACACGCGATTTGTACAACGCCATTGCAACCGGCAACTACCCCTCGTGGACACTGTACGTGCAAATCATGACGTACGCCGAGGCGGCAGCGGTCGACATTAATCCCTTTGATTTAACCAAAGTTTGGCCACATTCTCGTTTCCCGCTCCACGAAGTCGGACGAATGACCCTGAATCGCAATCCGAAAGACTACTTTGCCGAAGTGGAACAATTGGCATTTGCCCCTTCTCACCTGGTTCCCGGCATCGAACCGTCACCAGACAAAATGCTCCAAGCGCGATTGTTTTCCTATCCCGATACGCACAGGCACCGATTAGGGACAAACTACCAAGCCATTCCTGTCAATGCCCCACGCAATATATCTGCAGCACAGCAGCACAATTACCAGCGAGACGGGCCAATGCAGGTGACAGAAAATGGTGCGGGCGCGCCCAACTACTTTCCCAATTCGTTTGGTGGAGTGCAACCACCGCCAGCTACAGCCCACGGCCCCGAGCTTGCGTGGCACGCCGATACGGTATCGGGTCAGGTTGTCCGGATCGATACGGGCGATGAGGATAACGTTTCGCAGTGTCGAGATTTCTACCGCAACGTCCTGGACCAGGCCGCCCGCGCTCGCTTGACAGACAACCTGGCTGCTCATCTGTGTCGGGCGCAGCCGTTCCTGCGGGCCCGGGCGATCCACAACTTTACCCAAGTCGACTCCACCTTTGGTGCGCAGCTGAAAGCAGCAGTGGCACAAAAGGTGATGCAtacgccgccgccatcccAGAGCAGGCGTCGTCCGGCAAAGTTGAATCCACCCCGAATCGTACCGCCACCAACGGCTTCAAGAGGCTTGTGTCCAGCCGGTTATGGGAATCAAGGTAGTCCAGCCCACGGGTACGCTAGTAAGCTTTAG
- a CDS encoding predicted protein, producing MVEVEDVEETQLYADLRGFLLHADPTRTDVRRAATEAVLQVRDTPGRTQMVRHGIVPALARNVSHDDPHVAISALRGLVQLSAHGPSANQAVEDLTQAGGLNRMLEIVLSRPEDGSGEKNTGADWKQRVNLAMALLANMTRVEKGAVELVGRSLPDRAIVKPLVDADNTAESGILPTKPSLELILARFMNTSFIESTDYDALEGEVLDSDPSDPYQHFAAVLMNATQVEAGRQFALRIHRNPNRKDDLGWTVLERILVQLKSPNPLRRRGVAGTIRNCCLERDAAWWMLHVLNITKHILYPLAGPEELDLDEKKGLDPDLWLEGPDKKREPDHYTRLFLVEAILLLCSTGRKNREQLRLNRVYVVLKWADMVEEQEDVSECINECVQYLRRDEEGTEEGSSDKLVHDAYNKPSIAQQVGTSADFDDVD from the coding sequence ATGGTCGAAGTTGAGGATGTGGAAGAAACGCAGTTGTACGCGGACTTGCGGGGTTTCTTGTTGCACGCCGACCCCACACGGACGGACGTCCGCCGCGCCGCCACGGAGGCGGTCCTGCAGGTGCGGGACACCCCGGGTCGGACCCAGATGGTGCGGCACGGCATCGTTCCGGCACTCGCACGCAATGTATCCCACGACGATCCTCACGTCGCCATTTCCGCTCTACGGGGACTCGTGCAACTGTCGGCACACGGACCGAGCGCCAATCAGGCCGTCGAAGATCTCACCCAAGCCGGCGGACTCAACCGTATGCTGGAAATTGTACTCAGTCGACCGGAAGACGGTAGTGGTGAGAAAAACACTGGTGCGGACTGGAAACAACGGGTCAACTTGGCCATGGCCCTCTTGGCAAACATGACGCGGGTGGAAAAGGGGGCCGTCGAACTGGTGGGTCGATCCCTACCCGACCGAGCAATTGTGAAACCTTTGGTCGATGCCGACAACACTGCCGAGTCAGGAATATTGCCGACCAAACCCAGTCTCGAATTAATACTGGCGCGCTTCATGAACACTTCGTTTATAGAATCCACGGATTACGATGCCTTGGAGGGTGAAGTCTTGGACAGCGACCCGTCCGATCCGTACCAACATTTTGCGGCCGTTCTCATGAACGCCACCCAGGTAGAGGCCGGTCGCCAGTTTGCTCTTCGTATACACCGCAATCCCAATCGCAAGGACGATTTGGGTTGGACGGTACTGGAGCGAATTCTGGTACAGCTAAAGTCGCCCAATCCGCTGCGACGACGGGGGGTGGCGGGGACGATTCGCAATTGTTGTTTGGAACGGGATGCGGCCTGGTGGATGCTACACGTCCTCAATATTACGAAACATATACTGTATCCCCTCGCAGGCCCGGAAGAGctcgatttggacgaaaagaaagGATTGGATCCGGATTTGTGGCTGGAAGGCCCCGACAAGAAAAGGGAGCCGGATCACTACACACGACTGTTTTTGGTGGAAGCGATACTCCTGCTGTGCTCTACGGGAAGGAAAAACCGCGAACAGTTGCGATTGAATCGGGTTTACGTCGTATTGAAATGGGCCGATATGGTTGAAGAACAAGAGGATGTATCGGAGTGTATCAATGAATGTGTGCAGTACCTACGCCGCGATGAGGAAGGAACGGAGGAGGGTAGTAGTGACAAGCTGGTTCATGATGCCTACAACAAACCATCTATCGCTCAGCAAGTCGGTACAAGCGCAGACTTTGACGATGTCGATTAA
- a CDS encoding predicted protein (RabGAP domain expressed protein of unknown function) yields the protein MSKNGNTDARTAMLQEKADDVQRVLDEPIVDLWLLRELALTEGGLVNDELRQRAWPKLVGLHELWDGSDETLPTPKSDDTTFALSSQASAQNSKESALSSNATEDSSSPRSSMFPLSTSEPLHRTAGSLGSNKTKERVPKIVARSLDMEQISLDVTRCTWHLLTGTQRSQAFQMEHKRHRKVARQIKRKQRRLANLINLALQKSYALRERDINSKSRLRYYQGYHDVACIFLSALGGSSGMQTSKFASAVSGTAASVGLDLPAAVLLQVSRSHLRDPMKSSFRQLQTCLCLTFFPLLALFDRTLHDHLVAGEMTEPTFALSWIITWFAHDVRDTELVKRLFDAFLVSHPLLPLYVTLAMLTHQHNREEILSTECEFSSLHQVLAGLPKNSSAVGWKYRPGDGYVSDDDYYGSDDHSVTTCTTVDTVDGDVLVEDLKMVDLGYFGLNATSVSSGPSALVEVSTSSQVSFQTLIDTAVRYMDRVPPSDLVSLAKRYYGAETVNDWLTSDSTPESGISLLSDTPSWSIERYAKADWLLKQNSRARRGVRARNRRDRRKDQQRGVLLTTTPGRRTVDVDPTTATPGQFLQQNADRVAVIAAGYGLGDMARRARRRTRVRWVRGATVLVLWAVLYAGLTRYRRKAPVVTLTDCDVHGSVAEL from the exons ATGTCGAAAAACGGAAACACCGATGCACGCACTGCCATGTTGCAAGAAAAGGCTGACGACGTCCAGCGCGTTCTGGATGAGCCGATTGTCGACCTCTGGCTACTGCGCGAACTGGCCTTGACCGAAGGTGGTCTCGTCAATG ACGAGCTGCGCCAGCGCGCCTGGCCCAAATTGGTCGGCCTCCATGAACTCTGGGACGGAAGTGATGAAACGCTTCCGACGCCAAAGTCCGACGACACCACTTTTGCATTGTCATCGCAGGCGAGTGCACAAAATTCAAAGGAATCAGCTCTTTCCTCCAATGCTACCGAGGATTCTTCTTCACCACGGTCCTCCATGTTCCCCTTGTCAACTTCGGAGCCCCTCCATCGAACAGCTGGTTCTCTAGGAAGCAACAAAACCAAAGAACGGGTGCCTAAAATTGTTGCTCGTAGTCTGGATATGGAGCAAATATCGCTCGATGTAACCCGATGTACGTGGCATCTCCTGACGGGTACACAACGTTCGCAAGCGTTCCAAATGGAACACAAGCGACATCGCAAGGTAGCTAGACAAATCAAACGCAAACAGCGACGACTGGCTAACCTCATCAATCTGGCCCTGCAAAAGTCGTACGCCTTGCGTGAACGTGACATTAACAGCAAAAGTCGGCTCCGGTATTATCAAGGTTACCATGATGTGGCCTGTATTTTCTTATCCGCATTGGGAGGAAGCAGTGGAATGCAAACGTCCAAGTTTGCATCGGCGGTCAGTGGGACCGCGGCCTCCGTGGGTCTCGATCTACCCGCGGCTGTGCTTCTGCAGGTTTCGCGGTCTCATTTACGAGATCCGATGAAGAGCAGCTTTCGACAATTGCAGACATGTCTGTGCTTAACGTTCTTTCCACTCTTGGCCTTATTTGATCGTACGCTTCACGATCATTTAGTTGCCGGCGAAATGACGGAGCCCACGTTTGCTCTGTCCTGGATCATTACCTGGTTTGCACACGATGTACGGGACACGGAATTGGTCAAACGACTTTTCGATGCGTTCTTGGTCTCGCACCCACTTTTACCACTTTACGTCACCCTTGCCATGCTGACGCACCAGCACAATCGTGAAGAGATTCTAAGTACGGAATGTGAGTTTAGCTCGTTGCACCAAGTGCTGGCGGGCCTCCCGAAAAACAGCAGTGCCGTCGGTTGGAAATATCGACCCGGCGATGGCTACGTCTCGGACGACGACTATTATGGCTCGGATGACCACAGTGTAACAACGTGCACGACTGTGGATACGGTAGACGGCGACGTGCTGGTCGAAGACTTGAAAATGGTGGATCTGGGCTACTTTGGGCTGAACGCCACGTCCGTTTCGAGTGGACCGAGCGCATTGGTGGAAGTTTCAACCAGCTCCCAGGTTTCTTTCCAAACCTTGATTGATACTGCTGTGCGGTACATGGACCGTGTTCCACCCTCGGATCTGGTTTCTCTGGCGAAACGATACTACGGTGCCGAGACAGTGAATGATTGGTTGACATCCGATTCGACCCCCGAATCCGGTATCTCTCTTCTGTCTGACACGCCAAGTTGGTCGATTGAGCGGTACGCCAAGGCCGATTGGTTGCTGAAACAAAATTCCCGGGCACGACGGGGTGTCCGTGCTCGCAACCGCCGGGATCGGCGCAAGGATCAACAACGCGGCGTGTTGCTTACCACTACGCCGGGACGACGCACGGTTGACGTGGATCCCACGACGGCAACGCCCGGGCAATTTCTACAGCAAAACGCGGACCGGGTCGCCGTCATTGCGGCGGGATACGGTCTCGGAGACATGGCGCGGCGCGCTCGTCGCCGCACCCGGGTGCGATGGGTCCGAGGAGCGACCGTACTAGTACTCTGGGCCGTGCTGTATGCGGGACTCACCAGGTATCGTCGGAAGGCTCCCGTCGTGACCCTTACGGACTGTGACGTCCACGGATCCGTGGCGGAATTGTAG
- a CDS encoding predicted protein (RabGAP/TBC domain protein of unknown function, expressed), which produces MIPSSQSSRASRRSPTPWNDKIVELQRVLAEPVVDLWRLRELALSEGGLVNDTIRQRAWPKLVGLHDHGPDEAVTPTTPTRPPPASSSTSARSRRPHDTPPRVPTTTLRPPRPGPVSSTHTPSRPRTVLPDDDSVASAGSRSRYRLPPIVAQSLDGPQIDLDVARCTWHLLTGTQRTQRLQMEHKRHRKVARLIKRKQRRLANLINYALVQSYTQVRVNDPHAEKDPRLRYYQGYHDVACIFLSTLGGSVTANPTTSFSNHHHNRNHNNDGMELLAASMGLQLPAAVLLQISNSHLRDCLQSNFQTLQTALRLTLMPLLAYFDPDLHAHLFAADMEPFFALSWVITWFAHEIRDTGLVKRLFDVFLVSHALMPVYLSVAMITHQLNREEILHTECDFSLLHQALRGLPKNSSTVGWKYRPGDGYVSDDEADDDEDSVYSENVETEFLLVQSDLELHHRYRHNVPGEAQSSVSSALSCASMESPSLVPFQELIDAAIVLMRRVPPHKLPALATRYYGADVVETMMREDVGFFQPPPQWAVASRAPADWVLQQQQEQQQARTRRGSKSTARRDRRRSQRSRSRSRDGQPTIADAARCDPEDATVSPIDETLLVQTVPRDKINNVAVIAAGLGRGGDDEDTARRRRRKRTLWVAAAVAVAAVAVGVALQYRQQPAPGVAVHESPYVLRSSGEDANAIRPRAEDNTIVTELSRVETIPVPEMMDSNSAQTDHVLVQSIIEDPPFPKGIVAESCFRDLTMEAHDEGNQTCASILPTHIPVWESVRGVTRGIAKLGGRLDKIYQTLVESSTQSQSRSVTYTDPVGKLPSLLGLSAAVQSRATAQISKMGGHLDDLRKNFLDPKARQLALLFRQRTNSELTRLSERFRQRGVSGAVSVHSHPEIPAWLSLQSRTQEHVAQEVLKIGDILHKILEPRLRRSVGTIDSAAVGRMFGESADRIRDVLGSLSPLVERLNKPWEERS; this is translated from the exons ATGATTCCGTCGTCGCAGTCATCCCGTGCGTCCCGGCGAAGTCCGACACCGTGGAACGACAAGATTGTGGAACTCCAACGTGTCCTTGCCGAACCCGTCGTGGATCTCTGGAGATTGCGCGAATTGGCACTCAGTGAAGGAGGTCTCGTCAATG ACACGATTCGTCAACGGGCTTGGCCGAAGCTCGTGGGATTGCACGACCACGGCCCCGACGAGGCGGTGACCCCGACGACTCCCACCCGACCTCCGCCGGCGTCGTCGAGTACTTCCGCCCGCAGTCGCCGGCCTCACGATACCCCGCCCCGGgtcccgacgacgacgcttcGTCCCCCCCGTCCCGGACCAGTCTCCTCCACGCACACACCGTCACGACCCCGGACGGTCCTtcccgacgacgactcgGTCGCGTCCGCGGGATCGCGCTCGCGCTACCGCCTGCCCCCCATCGTCGCACAATCCCTCGACGGACCCCAGATTGATCTCGACGTGGCACGCTGTACGTGGCATCTACTCACCGGGACCCAACGGACCCAGCGATTGCAAATGGAACACAAACGACACCGCAAAGTGGCTCGACTCATCAAACGCAAACAACGACGGTTGGCCAATCTCATTAATTACGCACTCGTCCAGTCGTACACGCAAGTCCGGGTGAACGACCCGCATGCGGAAAAGGATCCACGCTTGCGCTATTATCAAGGGTATCACGATGTCGCCTGTATCTTCTTGTCGACTCTCGGCGGGAGCGTCACGGCCAATCCGACCACCTCTTTTtccaaccaccaccacaataggaaccacaacaacgacggGATGGAACTACTCGCCGCCAGTATGGGTCTCCAGCTCCCCGCGGCAGTCTTGCTGCAGATATCCAACTCGCATTTGCGCGATTGTCTACAGTCCAACTTTCAAACACTACAAACAGCCTTGAGACTTACCCTCATGCCACTATTGGCCTACTTCGATCCAGACCTGCACGCACACTTGTTTGCCGCCGACATGGAACCCTTCTTTGCCCTCTCCTGGGTCATTACCTGGTTCGCACACGAAATCCGCGACACGGGCCTCGTCAAACGACTCTTTGACGTCTTTCTCGTTTCACACGCTCTCATGCCCGTCTACCTTTCCGTAGCCATGATTACCCACCAACTCAATCGGGAAGAAATTCTACACACCGAATGCGACTTTTCGCTTTTACACCAAGCCCTCCGTGGATTGCCCAAAAATTCCAGTACCGTGGGTTGGAAGTACCGGCCGGGCGACGGCTACgtctccgacgacgaagccgatgatgacgaagattCCGTCTATTCCGAAAACGTCGAAACCGAATTTTTGCTCGTGCAGTCCGACCTGGAACTCCACCATCGGTACCGGCACAACGTGCCCGGGGAAGCCCAGAGTTCCGTTTCCAGTGCGCTATCCTGTGCCAGTATGGAATCACCATCACTCGTGCCTTTTCAGGAACTCATCGACGCCGCCATTGTCTTGATGCGCCGCGTACCGCCGCACAAGCTGCCGGCCCTCGCCACGCGCTACTACGGCGCCGACGTGGTCGAAACCATGATGCGCGAGGACGTGGGCTTTTTCCAACCCCCACCCCAGTGGGCCGTGGCGTCCCGAGCCCCGGCCGATTGGGtcctccaacaacaacaggaGCAGCAACAAGCCCGCACCCGACGAGGATCCAAATCGACCGCCCGTCGTGACCGACGACGGTCCCAGAGGTCTCGGAGTCGCTCGCGCGACGGACAACCGACGATAGCGGACGCCGCCCGCTGTGACCCCGAGGACGCCACGGTGAGCCCCATCGACGAGACGCTACTGGTACAAACGGTACCGCGCGACAAGATCAACAACGTGGCGGTAATTGCGGCCGGTCTAGGCCGCGGCGGGGACGATGAAGATACGGCGCGTCGTCGGCGGCGCAAGCGGACGCTCTGGGTCGCGGCAGCCGTGGCGGTGGCCGCAGTGGCGGTCGGCGTCGCCCTCCAATACCGTCAGCAACCGGCGCCCGGTGTCGCGGTACACGAATCGCCGTACGTGCTACGTAGCAGCGGGGAAGATGCCAACGCCATTCGGCCGAGGGCGGAGGACAATACAATTGTCACGGAATTGTCTCGAGTGGAAACCATTCCGGTACCCGAAATGATGGACTCGAACTCTGCCCAAACCGATCACGTGTTGGTGCAGTCCATTATTGAAGATCCTCCGTTTCCGAAAGGCATCGTGGCGGAGTCATGCTTTCGAGACTTGACAATGGAGGCTCACGACGAAGGGAATCAGACGTGTGCGTCCATCCTACCGACACATATTCCCGTGTGGGAATCCGTCCGGGGCGTGACACGGGGGATTGCCAAGCTCGGTGGTCGCCTGGACAAGATTTACCAAACGTTGGTGGAAAGCTCAACGCAAAGCCAGTCCCGGTCGGTAACATACACCGACCCAGTAGGAAAGCTGCCTTCCTTATTAGGTTTGTCGGCGGCGGTGCAGTCCCGAGCCACTGCGCAGATATCGAAAATGGGAGGCCACCTGGACGACCTGCGCAAGAACTTTCTGGATCCCAAAGCGCGTCAACTAGCTTTGCTGTTCCGGCAGCGAACCAATAGTGAGCTGACTCGCCTGAGCGAACGCTTTCGCCAGCGCGGCGTTTCCGGAGCCGTCTCGGTGCACAGCCATCCGGAAATCCCGGCGTGGCTGTCGCTGCAATCGCGGACGCAGGAACACGTGGCGCAGGAAGTGCTCAAAATTGGGGACATTTTGCACAAAATCCTGGAACCCCGTTTGCGTCGGTCCGTCGGAACGATCGATTCGGCCGCTGTGGGGAGAATGTTCGGCGAGTCGGCTGATCGTATCCGCGACGTCCTGGGTAGCCTTTCGCCCTTGGTAGAGCGACTGAACAAACCGTGGGAAGAGAGGTCGTGA